The following coding sequences are from one Pseudopipra pipra isolate bDixPip1 chromosome 16, bDixPip1.hap1, whole genome shotgun sequence window:
- the TMEM186 gene encoding transmembrane protein 186 isoform X2 has product MAAAWLCTVRTKVCMAPASGRCLQKVLWTRSWRRGDARPPWTFGTWECLQTQKQQLRGVNSYLRRQRESVCLSHLATAAVVQQKAVDGRTEEFKLVYRFPGIKYCRVLSRLKLLQTAITVVTLPPIWYLYLQNQVSQNILLYTTGLAVFAGAMLYGMSYFFRRIIGFIYLSETGQTVRVAHLTFWGRRNDIYCPIETVVTLDEVGDSKGELLLQFKRYNSTDTLYFTVKYGQIVDKEKFTQIFGERV; this is encoded by the exons ATGGCGGCG GCTTGGCTCTGCACAGTCAGGACTAAAGTCTGCATGGCACCAGCTTCTGGGAGATGTCTGCAGAAGGTGCTCTGGACAAGGTCATGGAGAAGGGGAGATGCTCGCCCACCCTGGACTTTTGGCACATGGGAGTGTTTGCAGACACAAAAACAGCAACTCAGAGGTGTTAACAGTTATCTCAGGAGACAGCGAGagtctgtgtgtctgtcccaTTTGGCCACTGCTGCTGTGGTCCAGCAGAAGGCTGTGGATGGGAGGACAGAAGAGTTCAAACTGGTCTACAGGTTTCCAGGGATAAAGTACTGCAGGGTCCTGTCCAGACTGAAGCTGTTGCAGACTGCCATCACCGTCGTCACGCTGCCTCCCATCTGGTACCTCTACCTGCAGAACCAGGTGTCTCAGAATATCCTTTTATACACAACTGGCCTTGCAGTCTTTGCTGGTGCAATGTTGTACGGTATGAGCTACTTTTTCAGAAGAATTATTGGATTCATCTACTTGAGTGAAACTGGCCAAACTGTCAGAGTGGCCCACTTGACATTCTGGGGAAGACGGAATGACATTTACTGTCCCATAGAGACAGTGGTGACTTTGGATGAAGTTGGAGACAGCAAGGGAGAGCTGCTTCTCCAGTTCAAACGGTATAACAGCACAGATACTTTATATTTTACAGTTAAGTATGGACAGATTGTAGACAAAGAGAAGTTTACTCAAATATTTGGAGAACGTGTGTGA
- the TMEM186 gene encoding transmembrane protein 186 isoform X3, which produces MAPASGRCLQKVLWTRSWRRGDARPPWTFGTWECLQTQKQQLRGVNSYLRRQRESVCLSHLATAAVVQQKAVDGRTEEFKLVYRFPGIKYCRVLSRLKLLQTAITVVTLPPIWYLYLQNQVSQNILLYTTGLAVFAGAMLYGMSYFFRRIIGFIYLSETGQTVRVAHLTFWGRRNDIYCPIETVVTLDEVGDSKGELLLQFKRYNSTDTLYFTVKYGQIVDKEKFTQIFGERV; this is translated from the coding sequence ATGGCACCAGCTTCTGGGAGATGTCTGCAGAAGGTGCTCTGGACAAGGTCATGGAGAAGGGGAGATGCTCGCCCACCCTGGACTTTTGGCACATGGGAGTGTTTGCAGACACAAAAACAGCAACTCAGAGGTGTTAACAGTTATCTCAGGAGACAGCGAGagtctgtgtgtctgtcccaTTTGGCCACTGCTGCTGTGGTCCAGCAGAAGGCTGTGGATGGGAGGACAGAAGAGTTCAAACTGGTCTACAGGTTTCCAGGGATAAAGTACTGCAGGGTCCTGTCCAGACTGAAGCTGTTGCAGACTGCCATCACCGTCGTCACGCTGCCTCCCATCTGGTACCTCTACCTGCAGAACCAGGTGTCTCAGAATATCCTTTTATACACAACTGGCCTTGCAGTCTTTGCTGGTGCAATGTTGTACGGTATGAGCTACTTTTTCAGAAGAATTATTGGATTCATCTACTTGAGTGAAACTGGCCAAACTGTCAGAGTGGCCCACTTGACATTCTGGGGAAGACGGAATGACATTTACTGTCCCATAGAGACAGTGGTGACTTTGGATGAAGTTGGAGACAGCAAGGGAGAGCTGCTTCTCCAGTTCAAACGGTATAACAGCACAGATACTTTATATTTTACAGTTAAGTATGGACAGATTGTAGACAAAGAGAAGTTTACTCAAATATTTGGAGAACGTGTGTGA
- the PMM2 gene encoding phosphomannomutase 2 yields MAPPPAALCLFDVDGTLTAPRQGISPEMAAFLQRLRQKVKVGVVGGSDLAKIREQLGEDVVEKFDYVFPENGLVAYKDGKFLSKQSIQGHLGEDILQDLINYCLSYIAKIKLPKKRGTFIEFRNGMLNVSPIGRSCSQEERLEFYELDKKEHIREKFVADLRREFAGKGLTFSIGGQISIDVFPDGWDKRYCLGIVANDGYKTIYFFGDKTMPGGNDYEIFTDSRTEGYSVTSPQDTRRICEELFFK; encoded by the exons atggccccgccgcccgcagcGCTCTGTCTGTTCGACGTGGACGGGACCCTCACGGCCCCGCGCCAG GGGATCTCCCCGGAGATGGCGGCGTTCCTGCAGCGGCTGCGGCAGAAGGTGAAGGTTGGGGTGGTGGGAGGCTCCGACTTGGCCAAGATCCGCGAGCAGCTGGGCGAGGACG TGGTTGAAAAATTTGACTATGTGTTTCCAGAAAACGGTCTTGTAGCATACAAGGATGGGAAATTCCTAAGCAAGCAG AGCATTCAGGGTCACCTGGGCGAGGACATCCTTCAGGATCTAATCAACTACTGCCTGAGTTACATTGCAAAGATTAAACTGCCAAAGAAGAg AGGCACTTTCATTGAGTTCCGGAACGGGATGTTAAATGTGTCCCCCATTggaaggagctgcagccaggaagAACGACTTGAGTTCTATGAACTCGATAAA aagGAGCATATAAGAGAGAAATTTGTGGCTGATTTACGAAGAGAATTTGCAGGCAAAGGCCTCACGTTTTCTATAG GAGGGCAGATAAGCATCGATGTGTTCCCTGATGGCTGGGACAAGAGGTACTGCTTAGGAATTGTTGCCAATGATGGATACAAGACTATTTATTTCTTTGGAGACAAGACTATGCCA GGAGGGAATGACTATGAAATTTTCACAGACTCCAGAACAGAAGGCTACAGTGTCACATCCCCCCAGGATACCAGAAGAATCTGTGAAgagctattttttaaataa
- the TMEM186 gene encoding transmembrane protein 186 isoform X1 encodes MSPAALLRNSRLKTAALALRNKEDSSVSPAWLCTVRTKVCMAPASGRCLQKVLWTRSWRRGDARPPWTFGTWECLQTQKQQLRGVNSYLRRQRESVCLSHLATAAVVQQKAVDGRTEEFKLVYRFPGIKYCRVLSRLKLLQTAITVVTLPPIWYLYLQNQVSQNILLYTTGLAVFAGAMLYGMSYFFRRIIGFIYLSETGQTVRVAHLTFWGRRNDIYCPIETVVTLDEVGDSKGELLLQFKRYNSTDTLYFTVKYGQIVDKEKFTQIFGERV; translated from the exons ATGAGCCCCGCAGCGCTGCTCCGCAACAGCCGCCTCAAAACAGCGGCACTGGCTTTAAGAAATAAGGAGGATTCTTCTGTTTCCCCC GCTTGGCTCTGCACAGTCAGGACTAAAGTCTGCATGGCACCAGCTTCTGGGAGATGTCTGCAGAAGGTGCTCTGGACAAGGTCATGGAGAAGGGGAGATGCTCGCCCACCCTGGACTTTTGGCACATGGGAGTGTTTGCAGACACAAAAACAGCAACTCAGAGGTGTTAACAGTTATCTCAGGAGACAGCGAGagtctgtgtgtctgtcccaTTTGGCCACTGCTGCTGTGGTCCAGCAGAAGGCTGTGGATGGGAGGACAGAAGAGTTCAAACTGGTCTACAGGTTTCCAGGGATAAAGTACTGCAGGGTCCTGTCCAGACTGAAGCTGTTGCAGACTGCCATCACCGTCGTCACGCTGCCTCCCATCTGGTACCTCTACCTGCAGAACCAGGTGTCTCAGAATATCCTTTTATACACAACTGGCCTTGCAGTCTTTGCTGGTGCAATGTTGTACGGTATGAGCTACTTTTTCAGAAGAATTATTGGATTCATCTACTTGAGTGAAACTGGCCAAACTGTCAGAGTGGCCCACTTGACATTCTGGGGAAGACGGAATGACATTTACTGTCCCATAGAGACAGTGGTGACTTTGGATGAAGTTGGAGACAGCAAGGGAGAGCTGCTTCTCCAGTTCAAACGGTATAACAGCACAGATACTTTATATTTTACAGTTAAGTATGGACAGATTGTAGACAAAGAGAAGTTTACTCAAATATTTGGAGAACGTGTGTGA